The Mobula birostris isolate sMobBir1 chromosome 7, sMobBir1.hap1, whole genome shotgun sequence region aggacaaactccaaggcagagtacaaagtaaatggcaggatacttggtaatgtggaggagcagagggatctgggggtacatgtccacagatccctgaaagttgcctcacaggtggatagggtagttaagaaagcttatggggtgttagctttcataagtcgagggatagagtttaagagtggtgatgtaatgatgcagctctataaaactctggttaggccacacttggggtactgtgtccagttctggtcacctcactataggaaggatgtggaaggattggaaagggtacagtggagatttaccaggatgctgcctggtttagagagtatgcattatggtcagagattaagggagcaagggctttactctttggagaggaggaggatgagaggagacatgatagaggtatacaagatattaagagtaatagacagagtggacagccagcgcctcttccccagggcagcactgctcaatacaagaggacatggttttaagataaggggtgggaagttcaagggggacattagaggaagattttttactcagagagtggttggtgcgtggaatgcactgcctgagtcagtggtggaggcagatacactagtgaaatttaagagactactagacaggtatatggaggaatttaaggtggggggtgggttatatgggaggcagggtttaagggtcggcacaacattgtgggctgaaggacctgtactgtgctgtactattctatgttctatgtttatcagCATCCACAGGCAGATTTCCTCATTGTGTGAATGTCAGAATATATAGAAGTATTGCTTTCAGCATGAGGACAATGTTGTATTCATTTtgctgtggtggtgggggggggtattCAGACCTAATCATAGAATTGAACCAACTAAGTGCAGGCTTAATTGGGTGTACGTGCAAACTGTTTGTGTACTTCTGGCAGCAGGTAGCTTTCATTCTTACTTTTCTAATGTGCTCCCACATTGCAATGTTTATATTAATTAAAAATAATTACCTGCatgctggaatttttttttaaactacgagtcgtgattgataagttcatggcctaaggtagaatgagtcaattttagaaaacctagcacatttatttttcaacatagtcccctcctacatttacacacttagtccagcggttgtggagcatacggatcccttctttgtagaagtcggtgtcttggacctcgagaaagtgatccacagcaggggtgattgataattttgtggcctaaggtagaaggatgtgagttatacagctcttgttatatgcacgtgcagttcaactctttgcatgattatgcagaaagtttgaagttaataactcgtctccttctaccctaggccacgaacttatcaatcacccttgctttGGACGACTtcttggaggtccaagatgccaacttctacaaagaagggagctgtatgctccacgactgctggactaagtgtgcaaatgtaggagaggactatgttgaaaaataaatgtgctaggttttccaaaATTGACTCCCTCTACCCTAGGCTACGaatctatcaatcacccctggtaggTTGATTTTAAAATCCATTCTCCTTGCTGTTTTATCAAGCTCATAACCTTATCAATTATACTTGATACTTAAACTGGCAGATCTATGTGTTCACAGGTAGGTTGCTTAGTTGTTAGTTCAGTCAGTTGAAGCCATCTCAATTAACAGTTTTACACTGGATTAAACAGTTTGTTTCTTTAAAATGAATTTATTCCACAATTTTCAAACAAAATAAAAGGATCCCACCAAAGCTTTCCTTCAATGTATTAGGCCAAGACAAGAAAAAAAATTCACAATAAACAAGTTTTACAAGCACTTGTGTCTGGCAAGAGTCTATCTGTATTAGAGTAACCTTGGTCAGATTGAATATTCTTTTACAGCCTGTTATTCTGTTAGTGAAATTCTAACACTTGGATTTTCACAGAGATGCACAGGAAATAATCAGTATTTAACTGGCTTTCATTCATGGTCATAAAAGCCATTGAGTTGGAAGTATTTTCTTTCCTCGATACTTTATAGAGAAAGTTAGCAGCAGAGAAACTCTGAAGGCTAAGGCAATACAATATACAGCTGGAAAATTGGGTGGACTGGTGGTAGTCATCTAGAAAAGAGTGAGGTAATGAAATCAGATTCTGGCAGAGCCATCGGTGGCAttgatttttgatttttatttagaaatacagcacctATAACAGTGTGACAGCCCAGAATTTTATACTCAAGTACCTGGAGAGTTGTTTGAACCCACAAATTGTGACTTAGAAATTGGGGAGTTGCCCACTTAACCATGATTATTTCCATAAGAGGACCCATTGTTTTTACAAGTCCAAAATTAGTTTTCTTTACACTCCTTTCTCTCTGCTAAAATAGACAAAAAGACAAAAGCATCACAGCCCCAAATATTGGATACGAGGATATAAAGATGCACAGAATTGCAATGGCACAGAAGGAAGCATTGGCCCTTCAAAATCCAAATGTGCTCTTAGCAGTACCATTAGTTCCAGTCCCTCTTTCACTCCCAATTGCCCTTCAAATTCTTTTCCTTCAAATGCCTACCCAGatcaatttcaaaaaaaaattctgtcctAGGGAAGTTTATGTTCCTGGGAAGGGCTACTCATCAGCAAGTGAACTGTACAATTATACTGCATCTTCCATGTCTGCAGACTGACTCTGTTTCTATTACAGGCAGAGTTCCAGATTATTGCACTCCACTTAAATGAATGTTGTTTCTCACAACTTTCCCCCTAGAATTTTTTGCCCTCACTTTTCATTTGTGTCCCCTTCCCTCAATCATTTGCTCATAGAAACACTTCTCTCTTATTACCTTTTTAAATCCGTAGTTGTATACTTTTATTAAATCTCACAACCTTTCTTGCTCCAAGGAAAAGAAGAAAAACAGTAAGCACCAATTTGAAATAATTTGTATTCCTTTATTTATGTCATAAATGAGAAATGATGGAAGTAGTTCACATTTATGATCAAGTGCAGAAAGGGAAACCTTTTCTTCCATGTAACAGAACGTTCAAACTGATCTTGATGCAGTTCTAAAATGCTTCTTGCAGAAGTATTTCATTGACAGAGTTAAGAATTCACAATTCATGCAGCACGGCACATTCTGACACTTTTGCAAGAAGAGGTGCTTCGCTGAATACAGTTCTTGATCATCAGCCAGGTGTGTTCTGCAGaatttttatttttgtctttactttgaaacatgtTTTCAGCCAAGCAGTACAGGTTACCTTCTTTCTCCAGAGCTCATTAGTTCAAGCCATTCATTGTCAGCTGAATGAGCATCTTGCCAGGTAACAAGGCTATAGGGAAAGTCCAATCTTGTCCTTGTATCTACTTGTCAATGTGTTGGCTTTGTTGGTCAATGTATTCAACACTGTACAGAGTCCTTTCACGTGAACATAGAGAAGTTTCTCTAAATTTGCCTCATCGTCACTTTCCAAGTCATATGCACTGTTGATTTTCCGTTTCAGATCTTCAGAGGGTAGCATGCGACTCTCCACAGTGTTCTTGATGGACTTCAGCAGGAGATAGCATTCATACATGTTGTGTGAAGTGTCTGCAGCATCTTTAGTTTCATCGTGGTCATCCATAGGGATGTCTTGTAGGAGGCTAGGAAGCATGATTGTTTGTTCCATATTGTTCACTGCAGAAGAATAATTGCTCAAAGCAGTAACTAGGAAATTCTTTTGCTGTTGAGCAACTAAGAACTGCATGGTTAATGCTGTTCTCTGCCAAGGCAGCTGAATGTAAAACTGCAGATCTGTCAAGTATCTCATTGCTTATATACCCCCTGGATACACTGCAATGTTATTTGAGTTCAATCCATTTTACTGGTCATTTGGAAGATCATGTGAGCATTGATATTTTGTGGATCACTGTTTGATTTGGATTGGTTTATGCATGCAATCATCCATTAATATAGCTACTGATTGATAAATTATACACTCTAACTCTGGCATATTGACCTTCAGAATCAGATTGCCCAATATCATTAAAGTGGTGTGATTGTTACTTTGCGACTAAATCTCAACAAATGTTTGAATCAACACAAAGATGAACATTTCACCACATCTTGTAGGTCAAGGAAACCTTGAACAAGTTTGATGAATTACAGAAATGAAATGTAGAAAGATTAGGAGAGCTTTAAGTtctcatctctcattcttctatcaAAAAAGGTCCCAGCTTTTATCTTGCATGTAGTTCATTCTCAGTCGTGGGTAGCACAAGCCCCAATTGCTTTTCAGGCTCTCTAGTATTGGGGTAGCTCAGTGGCTGGCATGATGCTATTTCAGCTTGGGATATCGGAGCTCAGATTTCAATcccggtgtcctctgtaaggagtcgtACGTCGTccttgtggaatgcatgggttttctctgggagcttcaatttcctcccacagtccaaaggtgtaccagttaggaggttaattggtcattgtaaattgtcccatgattacatTAGTGCCAAATCAgtggttgtcaggggttgctgggcagcagagCTTGAAggcccggaagggc contains the following coding sequences:
- the LOC140200686 gene encoding mid1-interacting protein 1-B-like produces the protein MRYLTDLQFYIQLPWQRTALTMQFLVAQQQKNFLVTALSNYSSAVNNMEQTIMLPSLLQDIPMDDHDETKDAADTSHNMYECYLLLKSIKNTVESRMLPSEDLKRKINSAYDLESDDEANLEKLLYVHVKGLCTVLNTLTNKANTLTSRYKDKIGLSL